A region from the Algoriphagus machipongonensis genome encodes:
- a CDS encoding TonB-dependent receptor: protein MKKYIRGQLIMLSKRLLYGFIFQLIFCTVLLASNGNAQRKTIEQVNVTLSVNESSLLQLFRKIENQSGFEFSYNSEKIDLNQKVTSNARKQSVYDVLEDLAKKTGLSFIQINNNIHVKQNKNGTRVTIQEKERILISGVVRDSNGEPLPGVTILKEGTTQGTVTDLEGRYEINADEGDFLVFSFIGFDDRRIEVGNQTSINVTLNENAQNLEEVIVIGYGEKSRKLMTESIGTINSAEITKVPIASADQSLQGRISGVQVTSVDGTPGAPVSVRIRGVGTVGNTQPLFVVDGVPVGNNSDGVTNPLTTINPSDIESISVLKDASAAAVYGVRAANGVVLITTKRGKKGKPTVNFDAYYGIQNIAKFNEYNSTDEWIALTQDAFDAANVQNGFSPGDPSYQELHPDLASGSPVRNRSNETNWKDEALNKSAPIQNYNLSISGGNDDYNYFVSGGYFAQEATVQKWDLKRYNFRANSDFKINKRLKMGQTFTVSHQEIERGMNGRGDGFLLQNSLTMPPFFNIYEDPANPIPGNRYGYDGNSDLAGLTIANQIGINQIVQNNDRLTRMLGSIYGELEIFEGLTYKSMVSVDYLTTRNDSWRPEYLVSEVGLNRPGNEYNDSRGESVSQVFTNTLNYFKVFGDHSIDILAGIEYQKNTNTSLAVRGSDFISNAPDFYQVVKNGRGDPNVGGGAGQGSFVGYLGRASYNFKDKYLLTGTIRRDGTSAFSPENNRRWGTFPSFSAAWRVSQEDFFSESGLISEMKIRASWGQLGNSNTTSYPHIFRVSTTPDYGSGNTTIQAPTPINFVNKDVVWETVETIDFGVDLGLFDNKVDLLVTYYDRTTKDFLYSLPLPNITGFGSTPVNLGSVSNKGIEIEIGYGKTFSNGLQLTLNGNFTTIKNRLEELAPGIEEFSSNAAYRTAVGQPIGYFFGYKTDGIYQTQEEIDGIFTGGFEDKNAPQGPRPGDVKFLDVNGPGEEGAQFSGEPDGLIDFNDRTYLGKTIPTYFYGLNIGLNYKSFDFSMLWQGVGDVQVYNQVRQSNLNLTGGGRNMLVESQERWTGPGTSNSIPRAISGDPNQNGRFSDRFVEDAGFLRLRNVQLGFSLPRTVLDKMNGFNIGRIYLAASNLLTFTKYTGMDPEVMTYGSNSNQIGAGTDGGNMPQPRIIQMGVQLQF, encoded by the coding sequence ATGAAAAAATATATACGGGGACAACTCATCATGCTATCTAAGAGACTACTCTACGGATTCATTTTTCAATTGATTTTTTGTACGGTTCTATTAGCAAGTAATGGGAATGCACAAAGAAAAACGATTGAGCAAGTAAATGTAACACTGAGTGTAAATGAATCCTCATTGTTGCAACTGTTTAGAAAAATAGAAAATCAGTCAGGATTTGAATTTTCTTATAATTCAGAAAAAATCGATTTAAACCAAAAGGTGACATCAAATGCAAGGAAACAAAGCGTTTATGATGTTTTGGAGGATTTAGCGAAGAAAACAGGACTTAGCTTTATTCAAATCAATAATAATATCCATGTTAAGCAGAACAAAAATGGAACCCGGGTTACCATTCAAGAAAAGGAACGGATATTAATAAGTGGGGTTGTTAGGGATTCTAATGGAGAACCACTCCCCGGTGTTACTATCTTAAAAGAAGGTACAACCCAAGGAACAGTGACTGACTTGGAGGGACGTTATGAAATCAACGCTGACGAGGGGGATTTCTTGGTTTTTTCATTTATAGGATTTGATGACCGACGGATTGAAGTGGGGAATCAGACTTCTATTAATGTGACATTGAATGAAAATGCACAAAACCTAGAAGAGGTTATCGTCATAGGTTACGGCGAGAAAAGTAGGAAATTAATGACAGAATCTATTGGAACAATAAATTCTGCCGAAATCACCAAAGTCCCTATTGCTTCTGCAGACCAATCATTACAAGGAAGAATTTCTGGAGTTCAGGTAACTTCTGTTGATGGAACTCCAGGTGCGCCTGTTTCCGTGCGGATAAGAGGAGTTGGAACCGTAGGAAATACCCAGCCTTTATTTGTGGTAGACGGTGTTCCTGTTGGAAACAATTCAGATGGGGTTACTAATCCATTGACTACAATAAACCCATCTGACATTGAAAGTATTTCAGTTTTAAAGGATGCTTCTGCAGCCGCAGTCTATGGAGTTAGAGCAGCAAATGGTGTAGTCTTAATCACAACAAAAAGAGGAAAAAAAGGCAAGCCAACAGTTAATTTTGACGCGTATTATGGCATTCAGAACATTGCCAAATTCAATGAATATAACTCTACTGATGAATGGATTGCTTTGACACAGGATGCATTTGATGCTGCCAATGTTCAAAATGGATTTAGTCCTGGAGATCCAAGTTATCAGGAACTTCATCCTGATTTAGCCTCTGGAAGTCCTGTAAGAAATAGGAGCAATGAGACAAATTGGAAAGATGAGGCATTAAATAAAAGTGCCCCAATTCAGAATTACAACCTGAGTATATCAGGAGGTAATGATGACTATAATTATTTTGTTTCCGGTGGATATTTTGCCCAAGAGGCGACGGTTCAAAAGTGGGACTTGAAACGATATAATTTTAGAGCAAATTCTGATTTTAAAATCAATAAGCGCTTAAAAATGGGTCAAACATTTACTGTTTCCCATCAGGAAATTGAGAGAGGTATGAATGGCAGAGGTGATGGTTTCTTACTTCAAAATTCACTCACAATGCCACCTTTTTTCAATATTTATGAGGATCCAGCTAATCCGATTCCGGGAAACCGTTACGGGTATGATGGGAATTCTGATTTGGCAGGTCTTACGATCGCTAACCAAATTGGAATTAATCAGATTGTTCAGAACAATGACAGGTTGACAAGAATGCTGGGAAGCATCTATGGTGAGTTGGAGATTTTTGAAGGACTTACCTATAAATCTATGGTTTCAGTTGATTACTTGACTACTAGAAATGATTCATGGAGACCAGAGTATCTTGTTTCTGAGGTGGGTTTAAATAGACCAGGTAATGAATACAATGATTCCCGAGGAGAATCAGTTTCCCAGGTTTTTACCAATACTTTGAATTATTTCAAAGTTTTTGGAGATCATTCTATTGATATTTTGGCAGGTATAGAATATCAAAAAAACACCAATACCTCTCTCGCAGTAAGAGGAAGTGATTTCATTAGTAATGCTCCTGACTTTTATCAAGTAGTTAAAAACGGTCGTGGAGATCCTAATGTAGGAGGTGGAGCAGGTCAAGGTTCTTTTGTAGGTTATTTAGGTAGAGCTTCTTATAATTTTAAAGATAAATACCTTTTAACCGGTACAATTAGAAGAGATGGAACTAGTGCCTTTTCACCTGAAAATAACAGAAGATGGGGTACTTTCCCTTCCTTTTCAGCTGCTTGGCGGGTAAGTCAGGAGGACTTTTTCTCTGAGTCAGGATTGATTTCAGAAATGAAAATCAGAGCGAGTTGGGGACAACTTGGAAATTCAAATACTACATCCTATCCTCATATTTTCAGAGTATCTACGACTCCGGATTATGGAAGCGGAAATACAACCATTCAGGCGCCAACACCAATTAATTTTGTAAACAAGGATGTGGTTTGGGAAACAGTGGAAACCATCGATTTTGGAGTTGATTTAGGCTTATTTGATAATAAAGTAGATCTATTGGTTACTTATTATGATAGAACAACCAAAGACTTCTTGTACTCATTGCCTTTACCAAATATTACTGGATTTGGAAGTACTCCAGTAAACCTTGGAAGCGTAAGCAACAAAGGGATAGAAATAGAAATTGGTTATGGTAAGACCTTTTCAAACGGACTTCAATTAACATTGAATGGTAATTTTACCACCATCAAGAATAGATTGGAGGAATTGGCACCAGGGATTGAGGAGTTTTCCTCAAATGCAGCTTATAGAACTGCTGTTGGGCAACCGATCGGATATTTCTTTGGTTATAAAACCGATGGAATTTATCAAACACAAGAAGAAATCGATGGTATTTTCACAGGAGGATTTGAGGATAAAAATGCTCCACAAGGACCTAGACCAGGAGATGTGAAATTTCTTGATGTTAACGGACCTGGAGAAGAAGGCGCTCAGTTTTCTGGAGAACCTGATGGATTGATCGATTTTAATGACAGAACTTACCTGGGTAAAACTATTCCTACCTATTTCTATGGTTTGAATATTGGCCTAAACTATAAATCTTTTGATTTCTCCATGTTATGGCAAGGGGTAGGAGATGTTCAGGTTTACAATCAGGTAAGACAAAGTAATTTGAATCTTACCGGTGGCGGTAGAAATATGTTAGTGGAATCTCAGGAAAGATGGACAGGACCAGGCACGAGCAATTCGATTCCAAGAGCTATTAGTGGTGATCCAAATCAAAATGGCCGTTTTTCTGATAGGTTTGTGGAAGATGCAGGCTTTTTAAGACTTCGAAATGTACAGTTAGGGTTTAGTCTACCAAGAACAGTGTTGGACAAAATGAACGGTTTCAATATTGGCCGAATCTATTTGGCAGCATCTAATCTGTTGACCTTCACAAAATATACTGGTATGGATCCTGAAGTAATGACTTACGGATCGAATTCAAACCAAATAGGAGCAGGAACGGATGGAGGAAATATGCCTCAACCTAGGATTATTCAAATGGGTGTCCAACTTCAATTTTAA
- a CDS encoding RagB/SusD family nutrient uptake outer membrane protein, with amino-acid sequence MKTRKITLAIFLSIGISMGCENKLDLQPLGELNSETFYKTFEDFEAASLSPYSTILNLFYEQNGRGFYNGIEYPSDDSRHGGQGINSNNDFNWLPNNGDFGWIFSESYKGVMRSNVILNSLPSSELSDEDKSRFEAEAKFIRSYFYFILATNWGSPPLISELITTIADSQVGNSQPGEVLDLVEADLTFAKENLPSSWSGTDVGRATSGAAQAFLGKVYLYRQKYSLAATELNAVINSGTYSLQDNFGDNFSESLENNSESIFEIQFTRGDFNPWLPTDQGLAGNENIGHAGTGRTIVFRASCFLGNCAPGANGQGYGRMHVTEDLQNEFEENDPRIPFTFYREGDDYFGTPYSPTWSITGATPSKYLLDYVAYAQPNAGSNNERVIRLADVYLMAAEAELLGNNNVQQAMDYVNMVRRRADPTGEILQERSGSSSLDEAMEFIMHERRVELAFEGHRYADLVRWHQAGVINIPQDVDFGDPANENWSETNLLKPYPQRELDLISSLVQNPGY; translated from the coding sequence ATGAAAACTAGAAAAATTACTTTAGCAATATTTCTCTCTATTGGAATATCGATGGGCTGTGAGAATAAACTTGACCTACAGCCTTTGGGAGAATTAAATTCAGAAACATTTTATAAAACATTTGAAGATTTTGAGGCAGCATCTTTGTCTCCATATAGCACCATTCTAAACCTCTTTTATGAGCAAAATGGTAGAGGATTCTATAATGGAATAGAGTATCCATCAGATGACAGTAGGCACGGCGGGCAGGGAATTAATAGTAATAACGATTTTAATTGGCTGCCAAATAATGGTGATTTTGGATGGATTTTCTCAGAAAGCTATAAAGGGGTGATGAGATCCAATGTGATTTTAAATTCACTTCCTTCTTCTGAGCTATCTGATGAAGATAAATCCCGATTTGAAGCTGAAGCAAAGTTTATTCGCTCTTATTTCTATTTTATCCTGGCTACTAATTGGGGATCTCCTCCATTGATTTCTGAGTTAATTACTACCATTGCAGACTCTCAAGTAGGGAATAGCCAACCTGGTGAAGTTCTTGATTTGGTAGAAGCAGATTTGACCTTTGCAAAAGAAAACCTTCCAAGTTCTTGGTCGGGAACCGATGTGGGAAGAGCAACTTCCGGTGCTGCACAGGCATTTTTAGGAAAAGTGTACTTATATCGACAAAAGTATAGTTTGGCTGCAACAGAATTAAACGCAGTAATCAATAGTGGTACCTATTCACTTCAGGATAATTTCGGAGATAATTTCAGTGAAAGTCTTGAAAATAATTCGGAATCAATCTTTGAAATTCAATTTACAAGAGGTGATTTTAACCCATGGTTACCAACGGATCAAGGATTGGCAGGAAATGAAAATATCGGTCATGCCGGAACAGGGAGAACTATTGTATTCAGAGCCTCCTGTTTTCTGGGGAATTGTGCTCCAGGAGCCAACGGCCAAGGCTATGGAAGGATGCACGTTACTGAAGACCTTCAGAATGAGTTTGAAGAAAATGATCCAAGAATTCCTTTTACTTTCTATAGAGAAGGAGATGATTATTTCGGCACTCCATATAGTCCAACTTGGTCCATTACCGGCGCAACTCCCTCAAAATATCTTTTAGATTATGTAGCTTACGCGCAACCAAATGCAGGATCGAATAATGAACGAGTAATTCGTTTGGCAGACGTGTATTTGATGGCTGCAGAAGCGGAATTGCTTGGAAATAACAATGTTCAACAAGCGATGGATTATGTAAATATGGTCAGAAGGAGAGCGGATCCTACTGGTGAGATTTTGCAAGAACGTTCTGGAAGTTCATCTTTAGACGAAGCAATGGAATTTATCATGCATGAAAGAAGAGTTGAGCTGGCATTTGAAGGACATAGATACGCTGACCTAGTGAGATGGCATCAAGCTGGTGTAATCAATATACCTCAAGATGTTGATTTTGGTGACCCTGCAAATGAAAATTGGTCTGAGACCAATTTATTAAAGCCATATCCTCAGAGAGAACTTGATTTGATAAGCTCTTTGGTGCAAAATCCAGGTTATTGA